One Candidatus Binatia bacterium DNA window includes the following coding sequences:
- a CDS encoding dihydrofolate reductase family protein yields MSSAPVSGRIEELWSADLTGRCGVLHVTAVGRATDGGATVIRIGPESPASETDFFALSVARARSDAIVTTGSILRAELAVSHDPGPALTEWRGSVLGKTKQPMLAILTRGTGLPEAHPVFERPNVLIGTSVESAPELEARLGPRGVAVVGLADSSLRGLLRELARRGLPDICVEAGPSTAGSLYDAPVVVDELLLSVYEEAPLPPALDAGPFLSSAALAERLGPPVSAVSRREASGLWQFRRFCRSRGRTRRS; encoded by the coding sequence TTGAGCTCGGCTCCGGTCTCTGGGCGCATCGAAGAGCTCTGGTCCGCGGATCTCACGGGCCGGTGCGGTGTGTTGCACGTCACGGCCGTCGGGCGGGCCACAGACGGAGGCGCGACGGTCATTCGGATCGGTCCGGAATCGCCGGCGAGCGAGACGGATTTCTTTGCGCTCTCCGTCGCGCGGGCACGGTCCGACGCCATCGTCACGACGGGGAGCATTCTGCGCGCCGAGTTGGCGGTCTCGCACGATCCCGGGCCCGCCCTCACCGAGTGGCGAGGTTCGGTCCTGGGAAAGACCAAACAGCCGATGCTGGCGATTCTGACGCGCGGGACCGGTCTGCCGGAGGCGCACCCGGTGTTCGAGCGCCCGAACGTGCTCATCGGAACTTCCGTCGAGAGCGCCCCGGAACTCGAGGCGCGGCTCGGGCCCCGGGGTGTGGCCGTGGTGGGTCTTGCCGACAGCTCGCTTCGCGGTCTTCTTCGCGAACTCGCACGTCGGGGCCTGCCGGACATTTGCGTCGAGGCGGGCCCGTCGACCGCCGGTTCGTTGTACGACGCGCCCGTCGTCGTCGATGAGTTGCTGCTCTCGGTCTACGAAGAAGCGCCGCTGCCACCGGCTCTCGACGCCGGCCCGTTTCTATCGAGCGCTGCTCTAGCGGAGCGGTTGGGCCCACCCGTCTCGGCGGTGTCTCGCCGGGAAGCGAGCGGGCTCTGGCAGTTTCGTCGTTTCTGCCGGAGCCGTGGTCGGACCAGGCGCAGCTGA
- the gluQRS gene encoding tRNA glutamyl-Q(34) synthetase GluQRS, protein MGEVSSYRGRFAPSPTGDLHLGCAATALVTWLAARQAGGRLVLRVEDIDTPRIVRGSIDRQLEDLRWLGLDWDEGPEEGGAFGPYAQSQRFDRYEAALDDLAARDLLYYCDCSRAEIARVASAPHVGDEGPPYPGTCRETGLERREWKRPPAIRLRTPDREPVTVHDRFQGGLTQDVREEVGDFVLKRGDGVYSYQLAVVVDDLAMEITQAVRGADLFGSAPRQVLLAELLGGEAPGFAHAPLILATDGARLAKRARGVPLRDHRDAGRSSEELVGLLARTLGLVSPEESRVRPSDLRAASVLARLNGVLSAPLSPQADLPGR, encoded by the coding sequence ATGGGGGAGGTCAGCTCCTATCGCGGGCGCTTCGCCCCGTCGCCGACCGGCGACCTGCATCTGGGGTGTGCCGCGACGGCTCTGGTGACGTGGCTCGCCGCGCGCCAGGCGGGTGGCCGGCTCGTCCTACGGGTCGAGGACATCGACACCCCGCGGATCGTTCGGGGCTCGATCGACCGTCAACTGGAAGATCTGCGCTGGTTGGGACTCGATTGGGACGAGGGCCCGGAGGAGGGCGGCGCCTTTGGGCCGTACGCGCAGTCGCAGCGCTTCGATCGCTACGAGGCCGCGCTGGACGATCTCGCGGCGCGCGACCTCCTCTATTACTGCGACTGCTCGCGCGCAGAGATCGCTCGAGTCGCCAGCGCGCCGCACGTGGGAGACGAAGGCCCGCCGTACCCCGGCACGTGTCGCGAGACGGGCCTCGAGCGGCGGGAGTGGAAGCGGCCGCCCGCCATCCGACTGCGGACCCCGGACCGCGAGCCGGTCACCGTCCACGACCGCTTCCAGGGTGGGCTTACGCAGGACGTGCGGGAGGAGGTCGGCGACTTCGTCCTGAAGCGGGGCGACGGCGTCTACTCCTATCAACTGGCGGTCGTCGTCGATGATCTCGCGATGGAGATTACGCAAGCCGTCCGGGGAGCGGATCTCTTCGGCTCCGCCCCTCGGCAGGTCTTGTTGGCGGAGCTTCTGGGCGGCGAGGCTCCCGGCTTTGCCCATGCTCCCCTGATTCTGGCGACGGACGGCGCACGTCTCGCGAAACGGGCGCGCGGGGTGCCCCTGCGCGATCACCGCGATGCCGGCCGCTCTTCGGAGGAGCTGGTGGGCCTCCTCGCCCGGACGTTGGGGCTGGTGAGTCCCGAGGAATCTCGCGTCCGTCCATCGGATCTGCGGGCCGCGTCGGTGCTGGCCCGCCTGAACGGCGTGCTCTCGGCCCCACTCTCCCCGCAGGCCGACCTCCCGGGGCGCTAA
- a CDS encoding SDR family oxidoreductase gives MGTFAMTGGATGIGAAVRKQLGDAGHQVIVVDIKDADIIADLSTPKGRQAAIDGIRARAPDGLDGFVPCAGVGPSVSPPSLVTKINYFGTTVLVEAMKPLLAKKKGCMVLISSNSAPMGCDAEYVEKCLSGDETAATARADEVGDGQNAYGGSKLAVTRWMRRNSTAFAKDGVRMNAVAPGITRTPLTDHVMADEKLGAAIKGFGDTIPTGSMGVPEQLANVITFMLSPKADFMCGSVVFVDGGHDAMLRPDDF, from the coding sequence ATGGGCACATTCGCAATGACGGGCGGGGCGACCGGGATCGGCGCCGCGGTCCGGAAGCAACTCGGCGACGCCGGGCATCAGGTCATCGTGGTCGACATCAAGGACGCGGACATCATTGCGGACCTCTCGACTCCGAAGGGTCGCCAGGCGGCGATCGACGGAATTCGCGCTAGGGCACCGGACGGCCTCGACGGCTTCGTTCCGTGCGCCGGCGTCGGCCCCTCGGTCTCGCCACCCTCGCTCGTCACGAAGATCAACTACTTCGGAACGACGGTGCTCGTAGAGGCGATGAAGCCGCTCCTCGCCAAGAAGAAGGGCTGCATGGTCCTGATCTCGTCGAACTCCGCCCCGATGGGTTGCGATGCCGAGTACGTCGAAAAGTGCCTCTCCGGCGACGAGACCGCCGCCACGGCTCGCGCGGACGAAGTCGGTGACGGCCAGAACGCATACGGCGGCTCCAAGCTCGCGGTCACGCGGTGGATGCGTCGCAACTCCACGGCATTCGCGAAGGACGGCGTCCGCATGAACGCGGTCGCCCCGGGAATAACCAGAACCCCTCTCACGGATCACGTGATGGCCGACGAAAAACTCGGCGCCGCGATCAAGGGATTCGGCGACACGATCCCGACGGGATCCATGGGCGTTCCCGAGCAGCTAGCGAACGTCATCACGTTCATGCTGAGCCCGAAGGCCGACTTCATGTGCGGCTCCGTCGTGTTCGTCGACGGAGGCCACGACGCCATGCTCCGTCCGGACGACTTCTAG
- a CDS encoding class I SAM-dependent methyltransferase: MRARIYDAAILPLTTSWYAAVLDRVPDGAAILDVGIGTGGALAANADLVQRKDLRVIGIDIDRDYIARCNALLTEKNLSERVEARLESVYDHKGGPYEAIYFSASFMLLPDPRAALDHVRPMLAPTGHFYFTQTFENERSALMERLKPMLRTLTTIDFGRVTYEDDFRTELQTANVDLVEMVKLGGTRSRSYHIAVARPGS; this comes from the coding sequence CTGCGAGCCCGCATCTACGATGCGGCGATTCTCCCTCTCACCACATCGTGGTACGCCGCGGTTCTGGATCGCGTTCCGGACGGCGCCGCGATCCTCGACGTAGGCATCGGCACCGGTGGCGCACTCGCAGCGAACGCCGATCTGGTGCAACGCAAAGATCTGAGAGTCATCGGCATCGACATCGATCGAGACTACATCGCCCGGTGCAACGCGCTGCTCACCGAGAAGAACTTGAGCGAGCGCGTCGAGGCTCGGCTCGAGTCCGTCTACGATCACAAGGGCGGCCCGTACGAAGCCATCTACTTCAGCGCGAGCTTCATGCTGCTGCCCGATCCGCGCGCCGCGCTCGATCACGTCCGCCCGATGCTCGCACCCACCGGCCACTTCTACTTCACACAGACCTTCGAGAACGAGCGGTCGGCCTTGATGGAGCGCCTGAAGCCCATGCTACGCACTCTCACGACGATCGATTTCGGACGCGTTACGTACGAGGACGACTTCCGCACCGAGCTCCAGACCGCGAACGTCGACCTGGTGGAGATGGTCAAGCTCGGCGGAACACGCTCGCGCTCGTACCACATCGCAGTCGCACGACCGGGTTCGTAG
- a CDS encoding acyl-CoA/acyl-ACP dehydrogenase, producing MDFGSNEELDRIDREARRLAENFDDDYWRVHDSQHEFPWEYYDAFAQNGWIGVLVPTEYGGAGLGVQAAGTLLRAVASSGGAMNAASTLHLSIFGMAPVIHHGSDEMKQKYLPPTATGELHVSFGVTEDDAGTDTSRIRTSAVRDGDRWIVNGKKVWNTKAQQAQKILLLARTTPREEGKRPFDGMTLFLADMDPNHVDIKEIDKLGRNAVNSNEVFIRDLPVSSNDIVGEVGRGFYHILDGINPERIVIAAEAVGIGRRSIECAARYANERIVFDRPIGKNQAVAHPLADSHSELEAADLLWQRAAWAYDNGQPDVGALTNMAKFRAAEAGFRAADRALQTHGGFGYAKEYNIERYWREARLMRLAPISQEMALNYVAEHVLGLPKSY from the coding sequence ATGGATTTCGGCAGCAACGAGGAACTCGACCGCATCGATCGCGAGGCGCGCCGCCTCGCTGAGAACTTCGACGACGACTACTGGCGGGTCCACGATTCACAGCACGAGTTCCCGTGGGAGTACTACGACGCCTTTGCCCAGAACGGCTGGATCGGGGTTCTCGTTCCCACCGAGTACGGCGGCGCGGGGCTCGGCGTGCAGGCCGCCGGCACCCTCTTGCGCGCGGTCGCCTCGAGTGGGGGCGCGATGAATGCCGCGTCGACTCTCCACCTATCGATCTTCGGGATGGCCCCGGTCATCCATCACGGCTCCGACGAGATGAAGCAGAAGTACCTGCCGCCCACCGCGACCGGCGAACTCCACGTCTCGTTCGGTGTCACCGAGGACGACGCCGGAACAGACACCTCACGCATCCGCACGAGCGCGGTCCGCGACGGCGATCGCTGGATAGTGAACGGCAAGAAGGTCTGGAACACCAAAGCGCAGCAGGCGCAGAAGATTCTCCTCCTCGCACGCACCACCCCCCGCGAAGAAGGCAAGCGCCCCTTCGACGGCATGACGCTCTTTCTCGCCGACATGGACCCGAACCACGTCGACATTAAGGAGATCGACAAGCTCGGCCGCAACGCGGTGAACTCGAACGAGGTATTCATCCGCGACCTTCCCGTATCGTCCAACGACATCGTCGGAGAAGTGGGGCGCGGGTTCTACCACATCCTCGACGGCATCAATCCCGAGCGGATCGTCATTGCCGCCGAGGCAGTCGGGATCGGCCGTCGATCGATCGAGTGCGCCGCTCGTTACGCCAATGAGCGCATCGTCTTCGATCGGCCTATCGGCAAGAACCAGGCGGTCGCGCATCCGCTCGCCGATTCCCATTCGGAACTCGAAGCGGCCGACCTGCTCTGGCAGCGCGCGGCCTGGGCGTACGACAACGGGCAACCCGACGTTGGGGCACTTACGAACATGGCCAAGTTCCGAGCCGCCGAGGCCGGGTTTCGCGCTGCGGATCGGGCGCTACAAACCCACGGGGGCTTCGGATACGCCAAGGAGTACAACATCGAGCGCTACTGGCGTGAGGCACGGCTCATGCGCCTCGCCCCCATCTCACAGGAGATGGCACTGAACTACGTCGCCGAGCACGTACTCGGTCTACCCAAGAGCTACTGA
- a CDS encoding PQQ-binding-like beta-propeller repeat protein: MNASQNHRILTSALCLLGTSFWVGCSDVDLGDSGGGIEPPNEEGPAEWTMLGRDYASTYHQKLEDKISRDNVGDLKLHWSVEPAAQPNGTPVVVNGVVYATSNGGSYAIDADSGEVLWENRDLPATSSAAYHDGVLYIHTKIGLISAVNPADGEVIWQTPSDTNRVTSGYSSPIVVDDFILVGASSIEEGVVAEGATFRGGVIALDRETGEQRWRHYTAIPPYNGATVWSTVTVDLEARHVFGTTGNNYTGDGGPNSDSIFALDLDSGELVWTTQLTEDDIFTILNPKSPDSDFGTNPTLFDADVDGVTRKMLAAGQKSGVVWGLDRGTGEVLWEKPVSGGSALIGGILNTGAYDGERLFFVSHNQQDRSDTTLVALDPATGATVWQKTLEDWVWGPVTIANGVLYVPTWTTLRGYNTETGDELFAFETPGTIASGTAIVDGRAYFGSGMAYIVGERESTIFALSLPGDDGPPTPPTATPAPANTTFTSIYSDIFVSAGCAGGSCHGSGAGELSFASQAVAYDELVGVDAEGPECIENGGLRVDPGNPDNSLLMNKINGGDVVCGTNMPITGMLEPDQIDRIRTWIADGAAND; encoded by the coding sequence ATGAACGCCTCTCAAAACCATCGCATCCTCACCTCCGCACTGTGCCTGCTCGGAACCTCTTTTTGGGTCGGCTGCTCCGACGTCGACCTGGGAGACAGCGGCGGCGGGATCGAGCCCCCGAACGAAGAGGGCCCGGCAGAGTGGACGATGCTCGGCCGCGACTACGCATCTACGTACCACCAGAAGCTCGAAGACAAGATTTCGCGCGACAACGTGGGCGACTTGAAGCTCCACTGGTCCGTCGAGCCGGCCGCCCAGCCGAACGGCACGCCGGTCGTCGTCAACGGCGTCGTTTACGCGACTTCCAACGGCGGCTCGTACGCGATCGACGCCGACAGCGGGGAGGTCCTCTGGGAGAACCGCGACCTCCCGGCGACGTCCTCGGCCGCGTACCACGACGGCGTGCTCTACATTCACACGAAGATCGGGCTCATCAGCGCGGTGAACCCCGCCGACGGTGAGGTGATCTGGCAAACTCCCAGCGACACGAACCGAGTGACGTCGGGATACTCCTCGCCGATCGTCGTCGACGACTTCATCCTCGTCGGCGCCTCCTCAATCGAAGAAGGGGTCGTCGCAGAGGGCGCGACGTTCCGGGGCGGCGTCATCGCTCTCGACCGTGAAACGGGCGAACAACGGTGGCGTCACTACACCGCCATCCCGCCTTACAACGGCGCGACCGTGTGGTCGACCGTGACCGTCGACCTCGAGGCCCGCCACGTCTTCGGGACGACCGGAAACAACTACACCGGCGACGGCGGTCCGAATTCGGATTCAATCTTCGCCCTGGACCTCGACTCCGGCGAACTCGTCTGGACGACACAGCTCACCGAAGACGACATCTTCACGATCCTCAATCCGAAGAGCCCCGACAGCGACTTCGGGACCAACCCCACGCTCTTCGACGCCGACGTTGACGGCGTGACCCGCAAGATGCTCGCCGCCGGCCAGAAGTCCGGCGTCGTCTGGGGCCTCGATCGCGGAACCGGCGAGGTCCTTTGGGAGAAGCCGGTCAGCGGCGGCAGCGCTCTCATCGGTGGCATCCTGAATACCGGCGCGTACGACGGCGAGCGGCTCTTCTTCGTTTCCCACAACCAGCAGGACCGCTCGGACACGACCCTCGTCGCGCTCGACCCTGCAACGGGGGCGACTGTCTGGCAGAAGACCCTGGAGGATTGGGTCTGGGGGCCGGTGACCATCGCAAACGGTGTGCTCTACGTCCCCACCTGGACGACACTGCGCGGCTATAACACCGAGACCGGTGACGAACTCTTCGCCTTTGAGACCCCCGGCACGATCGCGTCGGGTACTGCCATCGTCGACGGTCGCGCCTACTTTGGCAGCGGAATGGCCTACATCGTGGGCGAGCGCGAAAGCACGATCTTCGCGCTTTCGCTTCCGGGCGACGACGGCCCGCCGACGCCTCCCACCGCGACACCCGCGCCGGCCAACACGACGTTCACCTCGATCTACTCCGACATCTTCGTCAGCGCCGGCTGCGCCGGCGGCAGCTGCCATGGGTCGGGAGCCGGCGAGCTCTCGTTCGCCTCGCAAGCAGTCGCCTACGACGAATTGGTCGGTGTCGATGCGGAAGGACCGGAGTGCATCGAGAACGGTGGCCTGCGCGTCGACCCGGGCAACCCCGACAACAGCCTGCTGATGAACAAGATCAACGGGGGCGACGTCGTGTGCGGCACCAACATGCCGATTACCGGGATGCTCGAGCCCGACCAGATCGATCGCATCCGCACCTGGATCGCCGACGGCGCCGCGAACGACTGA
- a CDS encoding DUF3604 domain-containing protein, translating to MNLAYQLLLTVLFCVASALSAGAADPRPACSNRDPLRRPFFGDLHVHTTLSLDASTQGTKLRPRDAYAFAQGSEVGIQPHDENGNALRTLRLKRPLDFAAVTDHAELFGELRICRTPGLPGHDSPICMVYRRWPRLAFFMMNSRSAEGADATRFSFCGENDENCLSAAATPWKETIDAAEEAYDRSEECSFTSFIAYEWTGAPFASNLHRNVIFRNTDVPALPVSSLDATVVSQLWRDLDAKCTHGRKNCEVLAIPHNSNLSGGLMFGDEEETGQPFTAEYVRLRKRSEPLAELIQHKGDSECRMGVGTSDELCNFELLPYGTFAGKFTGLGSDDPDPTNFVRNALKDGLLLEERFGTNPYQFGLIGSTDTHLGTPGYIDETAHPGHGGAGTPAKEGGPKRLPDDIEFNPGGLAVLWAEENNRDSLFDAMRRRETYSTSGPRMAVRFFGGWGYDAGLCDAGDFAAQGYAGGVPMGGELPTPVGSTARPTFAVAALADPGTPEAPPVALERIQIVKGWTKDGATHERVYDVARDAAGGGSVDPLTCERSGTGPSALCAVWTDPDFDPGDRAFYYARVLQGPTCRWHTWTCNAAGVLCDDPTTVTNELEPCCDESYPRTIQERAVTSPIWYSPRS from the coding sequence ATGAACCTCGCGTACCAGCTCCTCCTCACAGTGCTGTTCTGCGTGGCGAGCGCGTTGAGCGCGGGCGCGGCGGACCCTCGGCCGGCCTGCTCGAACCGGGATCCCCTTCGCCGACCATTCTTCGGCGACCTCCACGTGCACACGACGCTGTCTCTCGATGCGTCGACGCAGGGCACGAAGCTCCGCCCCCGAGATGCGTACGCGTTCGCGCAGGGGAGCGAGGTCGGAATCCAGCCGCACGACGAGAACGGGAATGCGCTGCGCACGCTGCGCCTGAAACGTCCGCTCGATTTCGCGGCGGTCACCGATCACGCCGAGCTCTTCGGTGAGTTGCGCATTTGCCGCACCCCGGGATTGCCCGGTCACGACTCACCGATATGCATGGTCTACCGCCGGTGGCCGCGGCTCGCGTTCTTCATGATGAACTCTCGCAGTGCGGAAGGGGCGGACGCGACGCGCTTCAGCTTCTGCGGAGAGAACGACGAAAACTGCCTGAGTGCCGCGGCGACGCCGTGGAAGGAGACGATCGACGCAGCCGAAGAGGCCTACGACCGATCGGAGGAATGCTCCTTCACGAGTTTCATCGCGTACGAATGGACCGGCGCGCCGTTCGCCTCGAACCTCCACCGCAATGTGATCTTCCGAAACACCGACGTTCCGGCCCTCCCAGTAAGCTCGCTCGACGCGACCGTCGTGAGCCAGCTGTGGCGCGACCTCGATGCCAAGTGCACCCACGGGCGGAAGAACTGCGAGGTACTGGCCATCCCCCACAATTCGAACCTGAGCGGCGGACTCATGTTCGGAGACGAGGAAGAAACCGGCCAACCCTTCACGGCGGAGTACGTACGACTCCGGAAGCGAAGCGAGCCGCTGGCCGAACTCATCCAACACAAGGGCGACTCCGAGTGCCGCATGGGCGTCGGCACGAGCGACGAGCTGTGCAACTTCGAATTGCTCCCGTATGGAACTTTCGCCGGCAAGTTCACCGGCCTCGGCTCGGACGACCCCGACCCGACGAATTTCGTGCGAAACGCACTGAAGGACGGACTACTTCTCGAGGAACGCTTCGGGACCAACCCATATCAGTTCGGCCTAATCGGCAGTACCGACACTCACCTCGGCACGCCCGGCTACATCGATGAGACCGCGCACCCCGGGCACGGCGGCGCCGGAACCCCGGCCAAGGAGGGTGGCCCGAAACGCCTCCCCGACGACATCGAGTTCAACCCCGGCGGTCTCGCCGTCCTCTGGGCCGAGGAAAACAACCGGGACTCTCTCTTTGACGCCATGCGCAGGCGCGAAACGTATTCCACCAGCGGCCCGCGCATGGCCGTACGCTTCTTCGGTGGTTGGGGATACGACGCCGGTCTCTGCGACGCCGGCGACTTCGCGGCGCAAGGCTACGCGGGCGGGGTTCCAATGGGCGGAGAGCTACCGACCCCGGTCGGCTCGACGGCGCGACCGACCTTCGCGGTCGCCGCTCTCGCCGACCCCGGTACCCCCGAGGCACCTCCCGTTGCGCTCGAGCGGATTCAGATCGTGAAGGGATGGACGAAAGACGGCGCGACGCACGAGAGGGTCTACGACGTCGCGCGCGACGCGGCGGGCGGCGGCAGCGTCGATCCCCTCACCTGCGAGCGCTCCGGCACCGGCCCGAGCGCCCTGTGCGCCGTCTGGACCGACCCGGACTTCGACCCGGGCGACCGCGCCTTCTACTACGCGCGTGTTCTCCAAGGCCCGACCTGCCGCTGGCACACCTGGACGTGCAACGCAGCCGGTGTCCTCTGCGACGATCCGACCACGGTGACCAACGAACTCGAGCCCTGCTGCGACGAGAGCTACCCACGCACGATCCAGGAACGCGCAGTCACCTCACCCATTTGGTATTCTCCGCGCTCCTGA